The window CTTTTTCCATACGTTCAAGAGACTTTAATCGCTCTTTTTCAGAGTTGACTAAAATCCATATTGCCTTGTTTAGTGGTAATGCTGTAAATTGAATCGGATGTTGAAAGGTTGCTGAAACAATTCCTTTGTTTTGTAATGCAGAGAGTAAATGATAGGTTTCAGTTCTAGGCAATTTAAGTGCCTTGCATACTTCAGGAGCAGTCTTTGCACCATATTTTCCAAGATAAATAAACACCTTACTTTGATTAGACGTTAGACCATATTGAGACAATTCACCTTGAATTTTTTCTAAAGATATTTTGTACTCATACATTTGAGTGTCTGGTGTAGAGTCAAATATTGAAGTCTGTTCTGATTTATTGGTCATGTTTTTCAGAGATCATAGTTATGAAAAGACTATGCTATATTGTAGTGTAGCTAAGAAGATTTGATCGGATCGATCGCTTTTATTATGATATTATAATTATATAAAAAATTATAAAAATAGATATAAAATATATAATATTTTAGGTTTTTTTAATTATTTTAATATTTATTTCAAAAAATTAATTATATATTTAGATCCAAATTTTTCCATTAAAAAACAATATTAAAACAATTAATGAGCCTAAAAAGAGTATTTTATTCAAATGACATACAAGTACCTAAAATATTCAATAAAGAAGGAATAGTAGTTGCTCGAATCTTTACTGAATTACAACATAGTAGGGGTTATCATGGCACTTACAATGTTGATCATAGGCTCCATAGTAGACATATGGAAAAGAGAAATTCATGATTATTACTGGATTGGCTTTGGAGGAGCAGGTTTTTTATTAATTTTTTTAAATTCAGACATTATACCACATTTAGTTAACATTGGAATTGCATTAATTATTGCACCATTTGTAATTATTATTTGGAGATTAGGGTTGTTTGGAGGAGCAGATGCGTTTGCATTAATTGCTTTAGCTGTAATTGCACCTATGACAACATTCTCAGAAAATCCTTCAACTCCATTCACAACACTATCAAATGCAGTAATTTTGTTTTTTGTGCCTGTTTCTATTAATGTAATTAGAAATTTGATATCAATCATAAATCATGAAAATATTTTTGAGGGTTTTGAAGAGACAAAATTTAGAAAAATTTGTGCAATTATGATTGGATACAAGTCAAAAAATCCAAAATTTTGTTTTTCAATTGAAAAAACAGTAAAAGGAAAAAAAAAGATAAATTTGAAAATACAACATGCAGAAAATCAGAATTACTGTTCAAAACCAAATACATGGATTACGCCCGGAATACCATATCTATTACTGATCACTGGAGGCTTTATCATACAGTTGATGTACGGAGATATCATACTTGGTTTATTTATAAAATAATTTTAAAACCAAGAAAAATTGTGCCTGAAACTGAATCTGTAATATCAAATAACATACATTTCCTTATGTGAAAAATTTCA is drawn from Candidatus Nitrosarchaeum limnium SFB1 and contains these coding sequences:
- a CDS encoding prepilin signal peptidase of type PulO (Type II secretory pathway), translating into MALTMLIIGSIVDIWKREIHDYYWIGFGGAGFLLIFLNSDIIPHLVNIGIALIIAPFVIIIWRLGLFGGADAFALIALAVIAPMTTFSENPSTPFTTLSNAVILFFVPVSINVIRNLISIINHENIFEGFEETKFRKICAIMIGYKSKNPKFCFSIEKTVKGKKKINLKIQHAENQNYCSKPNTWITPGIPYLLLITGGFIIQLMYGDIILGLFIK